Part of the Natrialbaceae archaeon AArc-T1-2 genome, GAGCGTGCTGGCGGTGCTTGCAGGCTTTCTGTTCGTCGAGGTACCCGCCGGTCCGACGGCCTGGCTTCCGGGCGCGTTGTTCGCCACCGCAGCCGTCCTCGACGGCGTCGACGGACGACTCGCGCGTGCGACCGACTCGGTGTCGGAACTCGGACGGCGACTCGACACCGAGATGGACGCGCTGACCGTTCTGGTCGGTGCGGCGCTCGTCGTCTCGAACGGCCTCGCCCCGGTCGCGTTTCTCGCGCTGGGGCTCGCGCGGTACGCGTTCGTCGCCGGCATCCACGTCCGACGTCGCCGCGGGCTCGCCGTCTCCTCTCTCGAGTCGAGTCGTCGTCGCCGTGTCATAGGCGCGACGGCGATGGTCGCGATCTGGCTCGCGTTGTCTCCCATTCCGGGACGGGACCTCTCGCGACTCGTCGCGACCGTCGTACTCGTCCCCTTCCTCCTTAGCTTCGCCCGGGACTGGCTCGCGGTCACCGGTCGGCTTCGGTGACCTGTTTGCACACAACTACCAAGTGTCTCGGTTCCGAACGGTCGGCTACGTGATCGAGCGAACCGACGCGCCGGGACCCGAATCGACGAGAGAGACGCCCGGTGGTCGACCGTGACCACCCGAACGCTGTATTTCACCGGCCCCGGAACAGTAACCGTCAGCCGGTCCCCGATACCCGATCCCGATCCGGGAACGGTCCGCGTCCGAACGGCAGTGTCGGCGATCAGTGCCGGAACCGAGCGGCTGCTCTACCGGGACGAGGCCCCTCCCGGACTGACGGCCGACGAGACGATCGACGCCCTCGAGGGTGATCTCTCCTACCCCATCTCGTATGGCTACGCGGCGACCGGACACGTCACGGCCGTCGGCGAGGGCGTCGACGACGAGTGGCTCGGCCGGCGCGTCTTCGCGTACAATCCGCACGAGAGTCACTTCCTCGCGGAGCCGACCGACGTGCTTCCGATCCCCGAGGACGTCTCGGTGCGCGAGGCGGCACTGTTCGCGAACGCCGAGACCGCCGTCACGTTCGTCCTCGACGGCAACCCGACCCTCGGCGAGCGGGTCGCGCTTTTCGGACAGGGCGTCGTTGGCCTCCTGACGACCGCGTTGCTCGCCGCGAATCCGCTCGAGACGCTCGTCACGTTCGACAGGTACGAGCGTCGACGCGACGCCGCCCGGACGCTCGGAGCGGATCGCTCCCTCGATCCGGACGACGGTCCCGTCGACGACGCGTTCGAACGCGTCGCCGGCTCACGGGCGGATCTCAGTTACGAGGTCTCGGGGAATCCGGACGCGCTCGACGACGCCATCGCGACGACCGGCTACGACGGCCGGGTGATCGTCGGCTCCTGGTACGGCACCAGGGAGTCGACGCTCGCACTCGGCGGGCGCTTTCACCGCGACCGGATCGCCGTCCGGAGCAGTCAGGTCAGCACCATCGAGCCCACCCACCGGGGCCGCTGGGATCGGAGCCGTCGCCACGACGTCGCCTGGGAGTGGCTTCGTCGACTCGACGTCGAGTCGCTTCTCACCCACGAGTTTCCCCTCGAGGACGCCGCCGACGCCTACCGCCTGCTCGAGCAGCGGCCGGGGGAGACGCTTCAGGTGCTTTTGACCTACGACTGACCGGCCTAGAACTAAGTGTTCTCCAACGTACGCTGACATATGTACGCCGTCTCCGTCTCCCGATCGTTCGTTGCCCAGCACTACCTGACGGTGCCGGATCCCGGACCGGAAGGATCGCTGCACTCTCACCGGTTCACGGCCGAGGCGACGTTCCGTGGCCCCGAACTCGACGAGTACGGTTACCTCGTCGACATCGACGCGGTGGTCGACGCACTCGAGGCGGTCGTCGACTCCCTCCGGGATCGGACGCTCAACGACCTGGCGGCTTTCGAGGGACTGAATCCGAGCGCCGAACACCTCGCACGGCTCGTCGGCGACCGGCTGCTCGAGCGCCTCGAGCCCGAGACGGCGACGACTCTCGAGATCGAGATTCGGGAAGACGACGTCGCTCGCGTGACCCACGAGCGCGCCCTTTGAGATCGAGATGCACGTCGGACTCGTCGTCTACGACGGTCTCGAGGGTGCCTCGGGCGGCTTTCGGTACGACAGACGCCTCCACTCACACCTGCACGCAAACGGCGAGACGGTCGAGGTGATCGAACTGCCCTGGCACGACTATCTCCGCGCGCTCGTCGACGGTCTCTCGCCGCGGGTTCGGACACACCTCGATCGGAACGTCGACGTCTTACTCGTCGACGGGCTCTGTCACCCGTCGCTGTGGCGACACCTCGATCGCCTCGAGGGTCCCGACGCCGTCGTCGCGCTCGTCCATCACCTCCGTGGCGACGACCCGACGACCCGACACCGTGTCGTCGCTCGAGCGTTCGAACGGCGATACCTCGAGTCGGCCGACGCGATCGTCTGTACGAGCGCGTTCACTCGCGACCGAGCCAGGGCCCTGGCTCCCGGCGTCGGCGCGACTCGGACGCTGGTCGCACCGCCCGCCGGGCGCGCCGAGGGGGCCGCGGTGTCGCCCGACCGGGTCGACGAGCGGGCCGACGAGGGACCGCTCCGGATCGTCTTCGTCGGCTCGCTGATCCCGCGCAAGGACCCGAAGACGGTGCTGTCGGCGTGTGCCCGTCTCGAGGGAGTCGACTGGGAACTGACAGTCGTCGGGAGCCACGCCGCCGACCCGGCATACGCCGCCGACGTCCTCGCCTGCGCCGCCGACCTCGGGATCGACGACCGGCTCACGGTCACCGGCACGGTTTCCGATCCGGCGCTCGCGGCCGTCCTCGAGCGAAGCCACGTCTGCTGTGTCCCCTCGCGCTACGAGGCCTTCGGGATGGCGTACCTCGAGGCGATGGAGTACGGCGTCGTCCCGATCGCGAGTGCCGTCGGCGGCGCAGGCGAGTTCGTCACGGACCGCCGGGACGGCTTCCTCCTCGAGCCCGGCGACGACCGCCGAATCGCGGCGATTCTCACTCGGCTCGCCGCCGACCGGGATCGACTCGCGTCTCTCGGACGCACAGCCCTCGAGACCGCACGGGCCCATCCGACGTGGGACGAGACGCTCGGTGACGTCCGATCGTTCCTTCGGGCGGTCGGCGGCTGCGACGCCGACCCATCAGCGGGTCGCTCGAGCGTCGCTGCCGGCTCCGGTCTACGGGGAGGAGGTGAAACGCGGTGACGTCGACGGTCGAGTACCTCACTGCGAAGCGAGTCGTCGACGACCGAGCGCTGAACCGTCGCGTCTGGGACCGATTCGTCGCCGAACTCGCCGACGGGGTGTGCGAGGCCGACGAGCCGATCCGTATCGTCGACGTCGGTGCTGGCGTCGGCTCGATGATCGCCCGGCTGGCCGCGTGGGACGGACTGCCCGCGCACGTCTCCTACCGTGGCGTCGACCTCGACGAGGACGCCGTCGCCGCCGGTCGCGACCGGCTTCCCGGCTGGCTCGAGGCCGCAGGCTACGACGTCTCCGGGCGATCAGACGCCATCTGCGCTCGACGGGACGCGGGCGGCCGGGAGTCGGCCGAGCAACGACTCGACGTCACCCTCGAGGTCGGCGACGCCTTCTCGATCACCGACGACGCCGACGCCGTGATCGCAGCTGCGTTCGTCGATCTGGTCGCTCTCGAGCCCGCACTGGCGCGGTTCCGGGAGCTGCTCTGTGAGAATGGCATCCTCTATGCGCCACTGACGTTCGACGGTGCGACCGGCTTCGCTCCCGCTCATTCGCTCGACGACCGGATCGAGCGCCTCTACCACCGCCACATGGACGAGATCCGCGACCAGCCGGGGAGCAGTCGAGCCGGCCGAAAGCTGCTCGCGGCGTGTCCCGACGCCGGCTACGACGTCCTCGAGGTGGGCGGCTCGGACTGGCTCGTAGGAGCCGGCGACGCCGGGGACAGAGAGCGAACGGTCGCGAGATACCTGCTCGAGACGATCGACGGTGCACTCGCTGACTACCCCGACGACGTTCTCGGGCCGGCGACGAGAGCGCGCTGGCTCGAGACGCGAACGGAACAGCTCGAAAACGACGAGCTCGTCGTCGTCGCCCACCACCTCGACGTGCTCGCTCGTACGAGATGATCGACGCTCTCCAGCCGAGACCGGACGTCAGCGATCCCCGTCGTCGAGGTTCACGGAGATGTTCTTCGTCTGGAGGTACGATTCGAGCGCCTCGAGTCCTTTCTCGCGGCCGATTCCGCTTCGTTTCGTTCCGCCGAACGGCGTCTCGACGGAGCCACCGAACCACTCGTTGACGTAGACGCTTCCGGCGTCGATGTCGCGGGCCACGCCGAGTGCCCGTTTGACGTCTCGAGAGAAGACTCCGCCCGTGAGACCGAACTCGACGTCGTTTGCGATCTCGATCGCTTCGTCACGGTCGGAGAACGGGATCACGGCGAGTACCGGACCGAAGATCTCTTCCTGGGCGATTCGCATCCCGCTTTCGACGTCGGCAAAGACCGTCGGCGGGATGAAGTAGCCGTCCCGGTCGAGGGGTTCGCCGCCGGTCTCGAGCGTCGCTCCCTCCTCGAGGCCGACGTCGAGGTAGGTTCTGACCGTCTCGAAGTGTTCGGCGTGGTTGAGCGGACCCATGTCCGGATCCTCCGTCCCCGGACCGAGCGTGTACGACTCCGCTCGGTCGACGATTCCCTCGAGGAACTCGTCGTAGACCGACTCGTGTACGAGCGCGCGGTCGGCTGCGGAGCAGATCTGTCCGGCGTTCGAGAAGATCCCGCGAGCGACCCACTCGACCGCCTCGTCGACGTCGGCGTCGGCCATCACGACGGCCGGGTTCTTGCCGCCGAGTTCGAGCGTGACGGGGGTGATCGTCTCCGCTGCGGACTCCATCACCGCCTGTCCAGTGGGGACGCTGCCGGTGAACGTGAGCTGGTCGACGTCCTCGTGTGAGGTAAGCGCCGCGCCGGGCTCTGTCGCCCCCGTGACGACGTTTACGACGCCGTCGGGGACGCCCGCGTCCTGGCACAGGTCGGCGAAGTGCAACGCAGAAAGTGACGTCGTGGGTGCGGGTTTTATGACGACCGTGTTCCCGGCCGCCAACGCCGGCGCGACGCCTCGAGCGGTGAGGTTGAGCGGAAAGTTCCAGGGAATAATCTGGCCGCTCACGCCGTACGGTTCACGGACCGTAAAGTCGAACTTCTCGCGATCCAGTGGGATGCTGTTTCCTTCGAGCTTGTCTGCGGCACCGGCGTAGTATTCGAAGTACCGCGCCGCTTTCTCGACGTCGCTTCGGGCCTGTGACAGGGGCTTTCCCTGGTCGCGACTCTCGATCACTGCGAGATCCTCGACGTTCTCTCGGAGCGTCGTCACGACTCGCTGGAGCGTGCGGCCGCGTTCGGCGGGCGTCTTCGATCGCCACGCCGGAAACGCTTCGCGAGCCGCCGCAACCGCTCTGTCGACGTCGTCGGCGCTTGCGGCGGCGATCCGGGCGATCGGGTCTTCGGTCGCAGGATCGCTCGTCGTGAACCGTTCACCGCTCGATGCTGACACGCTCTTGCCACCGATGTGTAACTGGTAGCGGTCGTTCGTTGTGATCGACATAGGGATGGGAAACTACTGCTGTACCCGCCTAACCGATGTGAGTGAATAGTCCTATTGGTAGCGGAACAAGTAGCCAACCGCCGGCGTCCCGGTGTCGCACTCGAGTTCGCCCCCGGACGAGCTACACCGTCTCGGGGAGCCAGCCGCCGTCGACCTCGAGGTTCTGACCGCTGACGTAGTCGTTTGTGGGCTCGAGAAAGAACCACAGCGCCCGGACGAGGTCCTCGAAGGCGGCGGGTCGGTCCCGGGGTAGTTCGTCGGGGAACTCATCGGAGTTCTCGACGACGTACGGCGAGACGGCGTTGACCGTGATCCCGTCCTCGCTCGTGTCGGCGGCGAGCATGCGAGTGAACATGACGACGCCCGCCTTGGCGACGAAGTACGGGAAGTTCACCGGATTCACGAGCCCCTTCTCGGACGAAGCGTAGCCGACGTTGACGATCCGGCCGTACCCCGACTCGCGCATGGCGGGCAGGGCGCGTTTCGAACAGAGAAAGGTACCGGTGAGGTTCGTCTCGAGGACGCGGTTCCAGGTCTCGAACTCGAGGTCCTCCCAGTGGACGGGCGCGAAGTCGCCGACGTTGTTGACGAGGACGTCGACGCTGCCGAGGTCCGTCTCGACCGCCTCGAAGAGCTCGTCGACGGCGTCGGGATCGGTGACGTCGCCCTGAACTGCGGTGACGTCCTCGCCACCGCGCTCGGCGGCCAGTTCGGCGACGTCGTCGGCCGCGTCCGCGCTCGTATTGTAGTGGACCGCCGTCTTCGCGCCGCAGTCGGCCGTCCCGAGTACGAGTTCGCGACCGACGCCGCTGGCGCTTCCCGTAACGAGTACCGTCTGCCCCGATAGGTCCGGCCTGTCCATACCGACAGGTCGCTGCTCGAGCGGAAAAGTCGCCCGGAACCGGCGACCGACGACCGGCGACGCCGTGGTCCCGATTCTCGGCGCCGAGCGATCGGCGTCCCGAACGATGGTTCGCGTTCAATGGTATTTGAACGAGCGGTATCTTTATATATGGGTATCCAGATACTGAAGGGCAGTGCGAGAAGTGAGGATATATCGCTGGAAGACGTGTGAGTTATCGCCGGGGTGCCTCTGACAACCGGTATTCCATGGGTATCCGTTTCCCATGGTTTTCGGACGACCGCGTAGCCTCGCGAGTGTACCCGATACCCGGCCACGGTCTACTCAACAGTTCCGAGCCCTGAACGACGTTTGAACGAATATCAGTCCCGATAGATCGCGTCGACGTCGGCGTGATCGGCGAGCATCGACTCCATCTCCGCGACGGTTCGTTCGTCTCTCGTTCGGCCACTTCGGACGACGTCTTCGGCACGCTCGACCGTCGTGAGCGTGTCCGTCCGGACCGAGAGGATCGGCGTTCCCTTCTCGGCGGCCTGGCCGAGGATGGCTCCCGACGGGCGGTGACCGCCGGTGAGGATAAGACACCGGACGCCGGGTGCCTCGAGTGCGGCCGTATGGATCTCCGCACGATCGCCGCCAGTGATGACCGCCGCGTCTTTCGTTCGTCGGAAGTGTCGCAGAGCGCTGTCTGCGCCCATCGCGCCGACGATGAACCGCTCGACGTAGGTCTCGACTCCCTCCTCGGCGAGGACGGTCGCACCGAGTTCCGTCGCGAGCTCGTCGACGGTGACGCCGGCGAGAAACTGCTCGCGCGGGAGTACGCCGTGGACCGGGACCCCCTTGCTCTCGAGGAAGGGAACGACGTCGGTCTCGAGGTCGTCGAATGCGGCGTCGGCGACGTTGTTGAAGAGTACGCCGTCGAGGCGGTCGCCGAACCGACGCGTCGCGGCGAGGACGTCGTCGACGTCGCCGGGGTGGTCGTACGGGGCGATCACCAGCACCCGCGCGTCGAGCAGGTCGGCGATGTCGGGGTCGGTGAGTTCGACGATGCCGCCGAGCTCGAGGTGGCCCCCGCCCTCGATCAGCATTCGATCGTGGTCCACAGCGAGCGTCTCGAATGCGTCCCGGACGCGTTTGCGGAGCTCGTCGGGGGCTTCGCGACCGCGGATCGCGTCCTGGACGAACGTCGGGGAGTAGACGATCGGCTCGAGGTCGCTCACGTCGGCCTCGAGTCCGAGCAACTCACGGGCAAACAGCGGGTCCTCGTCTAGGGTCTTCCCGACGTTGCTCTCGAGTCGCGTTCCCTTGGGTTTCATGTAGCCGACGCTGTCGCCGCCGTCGCGGGCCAGTTCCGCGAGCGCGAGCGTCACCGCCGTCTTGCCGGTGCTTTCTTCGAGTGAGCTGATGAGTATGTTCATGGGTAGCTTACAGCGTCTCCGTATCGAGTGTCACGACGAGGTCGAGTGCCTGTACGCCGTCCGGGCCGGCCGCGAGCGGGTTGACGTCGAGTTCGACGATCGCCGGAAAGTCGGTCACCAGCTGTGAGAGTCGCTGGAGCGACTCGACGACGGCGTCGATGTCGGCCGGTTCGCGCCCGCGTGCACCCCGCAACAGCGGTGCCGCCTGAATCTCCCCGACCATCTCCCGGGCTTCCGTCTCGCCGATCGGAGCGACCCGTACCGAGGTGTCCTCGAGGATCTCGACGAAGACGCCACCGAGCCCGAACACCAGCAGGGGACCGAACTGGGGATCGCGGTTCACCCCGAGCAGCGTCTCGGTCGCCGCCTCGAGGTCGACCTGCTCTTGGACCTGCACCCCGAGCAACTGTGCGTCGGGCTGATACGCTCGTGCCCGTGAGACGAGGTCCTCGTAAGCGTTTCTGACCTCTTCGTCGGAGACGCCGATCTTGACGCCGCCGATGTCGGTCTTGTGGGCGATGTCCGGGCTGACAATCTTCATGACGACCTCGCCCGGAAGTGACTCGGCGACCGCGACTGCGTCGTCGGGGTCGTCGACGACCTCCCCGTCCGGGATCGGGATGCCGTAGGCCTCGAGCAGTTCCATCGCCTCGACGCCGAGTTGGTTGCCCTCGCGGTCGTGGACTCGCTCTAAGATCGACCGGGCGCGCTCGCGATCGACGTCGAACGTCTCCGGCTCGTCGATCTCGCGGCGGCTCACCTCGCGGAAGGTCGCGAGCGCGTCCAGCCCCGAGACGGCCCGTGCGGGATCGAAGTAGTTCGGGATGCCCGCCTCGCGCAGGACGGTCTCCGGCTCGGTCGTTCGCTCGCCGCCCATCAGACAGGGAACGATCGGCTGGTCGCGTTCGTCGGTGTGTTCGACGACCATCGCCGCGAGCTCGTCGTACTCGAGGACGGCCGTCGGCGAACTGACGACCACGGCGGCGTCGACGTTGTCGTCCTCGAGGACGATCTCGAGGGCGCGCTCGAAGCGGCCGGTGTCGGCGTCACCGATGACGTCGACGGGGTTGTAGACGTTCGCCTCTGCGGGCATCGCCTCGGCGAGTCGATCGACCGTCGCGTCCTCGAAGTCGGCCATCTCAAGTCCTGTGTCGCCAACGGCGTCGGTTGTGAGCACGCCGGGGCCGCCCGCGTTGGTGACGACGGCGACGCCGTTGCCTTCGGGTATCGTCAGCCCAGACAGCGCCCGCGCCCAGTCGAACAGTTCCTCGACCGAGCGGGCCCGCAAGACGCCGGCTTGCTCGAGTCCAGCCTCGTAGGCCTGCTCGCTGCCGGCGATCGCGCCCGTATGCGAGGAGGCCGCCTGCGCCCCGGCGTCGGTGCGGCCGGACTTGACGATCACGACCGGCGTCTCGTCGGCTACCTCGCGGGTGACGTCGATGAACGCCTCACCGTCGTCGATCCCCTCGAGGTAGCCGATGACGACCTCGGTGTCGGGATCTGCGCCCCACTCGCGGACGAAGTCCGTCTCGTCGAGGACGGCCTTGTTGCCGAGCGAGACGACGTGTCGGAAGCCGACCTCCTGCTCGTTCGCCCAGTCCAGCACCGCGGTGACGAACGCGCCCGACTGACTCATAAAGGAGACCGAGCCCTCGAGTGGATCCTCCGGGCCGAAGGAGGCGTTCATGCCGACCGGGGTGCTCATGACCCCCAGGCAGTTCGGGCCGACGACGTCGAGGTCGTACTCGGCGGCGACCTCGCGCAACTTCCGTTCGCGCCGTGCGCCCTCGTCGCCGGTCTCACTGAAGCCGGCGGTGATGACGACGACGTGGTCGGTGTCGGTCTCGCCGATCTCTTCGAGGACGTCGACGACGACGGGGGGCGGGACGACGACTACCGCCAGGTCGACGGGAGGGGCACTCGACACGTCGGGATAACACGTCGTCCCGAGCAGTTCGTCGCGATCGGGGTTGACGGGGACGACCTCGCCGTCGAACTCGGTGAGGAGGTTCTCGAGGATCGCCCGGCCGACCGATCCCTCGCGGTCTGTCGCACCGACGACGGCGACTGTCTCGGGTGCGAATAGCTCCGATAGCCTTCCCATCGTCGGAATCCACTTCGGGAGTCGAGTTAAAGCTGTGCCAACCTGCTGTCAGTGCATCGAGATCGACGCCCCGGACCGATCCGAGAGTGCGATCGCGAGCAGGTAAAAGGCGATCGCGACGACGACGATCGAGCCACCGGGGGGGAGGCCAGCGCCGATCGAGAAGGCGAGTCCGCCGAGAATCGCGACCTGCCCGAACAGGATCGAGAGATACAGCGTCTCACGGAAGCTCCGGGCGAGCTGGGAGGCGGTCGCGACCGGGATCACGAGCATCGCGGCGACGAGGATCACGCCCAGGATCTGCATCGCGCCGACGACGACCACCGCGGTCATGACGATCAACAAGGTGTTGTACCGATCGACGTTCAGCCGTGCGACGCGGGCGGCCTGTTCGTCGAACGTGATAAAGAGCAGCTGTTTGTAGGTGACGGCGACGACGGCGACGACGGCGACGCTAAGGACGGCCACCATCCGTGCCCCCTCGACGGTGACGATCGCGAGGCTGCCAAACAGGAAGTCTTCGATGTCGATCGCCATCGCGGCGAAGTCCCGTCCCCAGCTGATGAGGAGGGTTCCGACCGCGAAACTCCCGCTCAAGACGATCGCGATTGGCACGTCGCCGTAGGTGTTGGTCCGTTCGGTCAGTTTCTGGAGCCCGATCGCACCGAGTGCGCTCACGACGAGCGCGACGAAAAGCAGCGAGCCGGTCCAGCCGGTGAGCGCGATGAACAGGAGGCCAACGGCGACGCCAGCAAACGCCGTGTGAGCGAGCGTCTCGCCGATGAGCGCCATCTGACGGTGCACGAGGTAGGTACCGACCAGCGGCGCGACGATCCCGATGAGCACGCCCGTCGCGATCGCCCGCCACATGAACGGATGCCGAAAGACGTTCGTCCCGAGGTAGACGTCCATGTAGGCACCCACGATCCGGAACTGCTCGAATGCAAGCGCCGCGTAGGGGCCGACGACGGCCCACTCGGGCGCAAACCGGAGCCAGTCGAGGACGATAAAGCCGATCATCAGGGTCGCGAGCACGCCCGTCAGGACGATGCCGCCGAACTCGAGTCGTTCCCGTGTCGAGTCGCCGAGGAACCACTCGAGGCGGCCGGCGGTGCGGTCGACCCCCTCCTCGGATCGCGTATCCAGGCTCATGGATGATCGTGTTCGACGATGCCGTGGGCTGCGCCGTAGGCCTCCGCCAACGCATCGCTCTCGAGGAACGAGGCGGTGTCCCCGTGGTGGTACAGTTTCGTGTTGATACAGGCGATCTTGTCTACGTGTTTTGTCAGGACGTCGATGTCGTGTTCGATGAGGATGATCGTGATTCCCTGTCGGTTGAGGTCGTCGAGCAGGCCGTAGAACTGCTCGCGGGACTCGGCGTCGACGCCGACGGTGGGCTCGTCGAGCGCCAGCAGATCGGCCTCGGAGGCAAGCGCCCGGGCGATGAAGGCACGCTGGCGCTGGCCGCCCGAGAGCTGGTTGATCCGGCGATCGGCCAGATCCGCGACCTCGACGGTCTCGAGTGCCTCCTCGACGATCCGCTGGTCCGCCTCGCTTAGTCGCGAGTGACCGACGTGTGCGAACCGGCCCATCGTCACCGCCTCGCGGACGGTGATCGGCATCGTTCCGCCTCTGTCGGTCGATCGCTGGGCGACGTAGCCGATGCGCTGTCCGTCCTCGAACTGCTTGGCCGGTTCGCCGAACAGCTCGACGGAGCCGCTGTCAGGCCGTCGCAGGCCGAGCATGAGGTGTAACAGCGTCGTCTTGCCCGAGCCGTTCGGCCCGATCAGCCCGAGGAAATCGCCCTGCTCGATCGACAGCGAGACGTCTTCGACGGCGACTTTCTCGCCGTAGGCGAACGTGACATCCTCGACGGTGACGGCCGGATTCACGGTACTCGTACTGGAGTCTCGACCGTCGCGCGGTTTAGTTCTTCTATCTCTCCGTCCATCGTCAGTCATCGACACCTAATGCCTTCTCGAGTGCGGGGATGTTCACTTCCTCCATCTGTTCGACCCAGCCCCAGCCCTGCTCGGCCCACTCGTGGGTCGTCCCCTCGGCGGGACTAAGCGGCTCGGCGTCGGTCGCCGGACTGTTCCCGAGCAACATTCTGGCCGCGCTCGGCAGTTCCTCGTCGTCGGGGGCCTCGAACGGGTCGTAGAGGATCGTCTCGACGTCGTGCTCCTCGACGACCTCGATCATGTCGCCGATGTCATCGAGGGACTCGGCAGCGTCGGGTGCGACACCGACTGGCGTGTGCAACCGGAAGTCGTACCGTCGCTCGACGTACTGGAACGAATCGTGAGCGACGAAGACGGCGACGTCGCGCTCTGCGTTTGCCGTGAGTTCCTCGAACTGTCTGTCGACGTCAGCGAGTCGGTCCTTGTAATCCTCGGCGTTTGCGGCGTAACGGTCGGCGTTGTCCGGGTCGACCTTGGCGAGCCCGTCCGCGA contains:
- a CDS encoding aldehyde dehydrogenase family protein — encoded protein: MSITTNDRYQLHIGGKSVSASSGERFTTSDPATEDPIARIAAASADDVDRAVAAAREAFPAWRSKTPAERGRTLQRVVTTLRENVEDLAVIESRDQGKPLSQARSDVEKAARYFEYYAGAADKLEGNSIPLDREKFDFTVREPYGVSGQIIPWNFPLNLTARGVAPALAAGNTVVIKPAPTTSLSALHFADLCQDAGVPDGVVNVVTGATEPGAALTSHEDVDQLTFTGSVPTGQAVMESAAETITPVTLELGGKNPAVVMADADVDEAVEWVARGIFSNAGQICSAADRALVHESVYDEFLEGIVDRAESYTLGPGTEDPDMGPLNHAEHFETVRTYLDVGLEEGATLETGGEPLDRDGYFIPPTVFADVESGMRIAQEEIFGPVLAVIPFSDRDEAIEIANDVEFGLTGGVFSRDVKRALGVARDIDAGSVYVNEWFGGSVETPFGGTKRSGIGREKGLEALESYLQTKNISVNLDDGDR
- a CDS encoding glycosyltransferase family 4 protein, which gives rise to MHVGLVVYDGLEGASGGFRYDRRLHSHLHANGETVEVIELPWHDYLRALVDGLSPRVRTHLDRNVDVLLVDGLCHPSLWRHLDRLEGPDAVVALVHHLRGDDPTTRHRVVARAFERRYLESADAIVCTSAFTRDRARALAPGVGATRTLVAPPAGRAEGAAVSPDRVDERADEGPLRIVFVGSLIPRKDPKTVLSACARLEGVDWELTVVGSHAADPAYAADVLACAADLGIDDRLTVTGTVSDPALAAVLERSHVCCVPSRYEAFGMAYLEAMEYGVVPIASAVGGAGEFVTDRRDGFLLEPGDDRRIAAILTRLAADRDRLASLGRTALETARAHPTWDETLGDVRSFLRAVGGCDADPSAGRSSVAAGSGLRGGGETR
- a CDS encoding zinc-dependent alcohol dehydrogenase — its product is MTTRTLYFTGPGTVTVSRSPIPDPDPGTVRVRTAVSAISAGTERLLYRDEAPPGLTADETIDALEGDLSYPISYGYAATGHVTAVGEGVDDEWLGRRVFAYNPHESHFLAEPTDVLPIPEDVSVREAALFANAETAVTFVLDGNPTLGERVALFGQGVVGLLTTALLAANPLETLVTFDRYERRRDAARTLGADRSLDPDDGPVDDAFERVAGSRADLSYEVSGNPDALDDAIATTGYDGRVIVGSWYGTRESTLALGGRFHRDRIAVRSSQVSTIEPTHRGRWDRSRRHDVAWEWLRRLDVESLLTHEFPLEDAADAYRLLEQRPGETLQVLLTYD
- a CDS encoding 6-pyruvoyl trahydropterin synthase family protein, encoding MYAVSVSRSFVAQHYLTVPDPGPEGSLHSHRFTAEATFRGPELDEYGYLVDIDAVVDALEAVVDSLRDRTLNDLAAFEGLNPSAEHLARLVGDRLLERLEPETATTLEIEIREDDVARVTHERAL
- a CDS encoding phosphotransacetylase family protein, giving the protein MNILISSLEESTGKTAVTLALAELARDGGDSVGYMKPKGTRLESNVGKTLDEDPLFARELLGLEADVSDLEPIVYSPTFVQDAIRGREAPDELRKRVRDAFETLAVDHDRMLIEGGGHLELGGIVELTDPDIADLLDARVLVIAPYDHPGDVDDVLAATRRFGDRLDGVLFNNVADAAFDDLETDVVPFLESKGVPVHGVLPREQFLAGVTVDELATELGATVLAEEGVETYVERFIVGAMGADSALRHFRRTKDAAVITGGDRAEIHTAALEAPGVRCLILTGGHRPSGAILGQAAEKGTPILSVRTDTLTTVERAEDVVRSGRTRDERTVAEMESMLADHADVDAIYRD
- a CDS encoding class I SAM-dependent methyltransferase, coding for MTSTVEYLTAKRVVDDRALNRRVWDRFVAELADGVCEADEPIRIVDVGAGVGSMIARLAAWDGLPAHVSYRGVDLDEDAVAAGRDRLPGWLEAAGYDVSGRSDAICARRDAGGRESAEQRLDVTLEVGDAFSITDDADAVIAAAFVDLVALEPALARFRELLCENGILYAPLTFDGATGFAPAHSLDDRIERLYHRHMDEIRDQPGSSRAGRKLLAACPDAGYDVLEVGGSDWLVGAGDAGDRERTVARYLLETIDGALADYPDDVLGPATRARWLETRTEQLENDELVVVAHHLDVLARTR
- a CDS encoding SDR family oxidoreductase, giving the protein MDRPDLSGQTVLVTGSASGVGRELVLGTADCGAKTAVHYNTSADAADDVAELAAERGGEDVTAVQGDVTDPDAVDELFEAVETDLGSVDVLVNNVGDFAPVHWEDLEFETWNRVLETNLTGTFLCSKRALPAMRESGYGRIVNVGYASSEKGLVNPVNFPYFVAKAGVVMFTRMLAADTSEDGITVNAVSPYVVENSDEFPDELPRDRPAAFEDLVRALWFFLEPTNDYVSGQNLEVDGGWLPETV
- a CDS encoding CDP-alcohol phosphatidyltransferase family protein; translated protein: MTDRTVCEPRDRWPLGVVAVPLAAFTAFAFDVSHVPTPTAAFAFGVATTLSVELVVVWRALEATRSDAGWPRITPATVVTIGRGSVLAVLAGFLFVEVPAGPTAWLPGALFATAAVLDGVDGRLARATDSVSELGRRLDTEMDALTVLVGAALVVSNGLAPVAFLALGLARYAFVAGIHVRRRRGLAVSSLESSRRRRVIGATAMVAIWLALSPIPGRDLSRLVATVVLVPFLLSFARDWLAVTGRLR